In Sphingomonas sp. KC8, the sequence TATCGTGATGGATGGTGATGTGGCGCTGGGTGCGCAGCTTATCGACCAGCTTCTGCACGGCGCTGGGCGTGACGACCTCGTCCGAATCACCCTGGATGATGATGCCGGATGACGGGCAGGGCGCAAGGAAGGTGAAATCATACATGTTCGCGGGCGGCGCGACCGAGATGAAACCCTTGATTTCCGGCCGGCGCATCAGCAGCTGCATGCCGATCCACGCGCCGAAGCTGAAGCCGGCGATCCACGTCGTCTGCGCTTCGGGATGGATCGACTGGACCCAATCGAGCGCGGAGGCCGCGTCGGACAGTTCGCCGATACCGTTGTCGAACACGCCCTGCGACTTGCCGACGCCGCGAAAATTGAAGCGCAGCGTGGCGAAACCGCGCTTGACGAACGTCTGATACATGCTCTGCACGATGCGGTTGTTCATCGTGCCGCCGCCCTGCGGGTGCGGGTGGAGGATCAGCGCGACAGGCGCGCGCGGGCGCGGGCCTGGGTTGAAGCGGCCTTCGAGGCGGCCTTCGGGGCCGGGAAAAATAACTTCGGGCATCGGCACCTGCTGACACAAGATTGATCGGGCACGCGAGAATGGA encodes:
- a CDS encoding alpha/beta hydrolase — protein: MPEVIFPGPEGRLEGRFNPGPRPRAPVALILHPHPQGGGTMNNRIVQSMYQTFVKRGFATLRFNFRGVGKSQGVFDNGIGELSDAASALDWVQSIHPEAQTTWIAGFSFGAWIGMQLLMRRPEIKGFISVAPPANMYDFTFLAPCPSSGIIIQGDSDEVVTPSAVQKLVDKLRTQRHITIHHDTIPGANHFFEHEMVDLMKSVDGYLDMRLASDR